actcaatatattctcctcttaattggatacatttgttACAGCGAAATTGctacgtctctagacctttcaaaaaaaatgtttctccttgccctgcaaaccagacctccacagcttttataacctcctcgttggaagaaaatttacgatcttttgaagtttttttcaattgaggaaagagatgatagtcggatggagccaaatctggtgtataaggggggtgttctagtaattcaaaccctaaatcacgaattttttacacggcaacatgagatttgtgtgcaggggcgttgtcctgcaaaaacaaaacacctttggatagctttccgcgtcttttctctttaattttttcccgtagagtggtcagtaatgtcgaatagtaatctcctgttattgttctacccttatccaaaaaatcagtcatgattactccatggcaatcccaaaaaaatgaagcaagaacttttccagcagatttttggacacgaaacttcttaggtcttggagaaccagagtgtcgccattccatcgattgttgctttgtttctggatcgtagaaatgtactcaagtctcatccatagtaacaattcggtttaagaaactggacttcccgatcggttatcatcttcaatggaaaatttaccttttttgaagcttgcagtccaatttttcacggtcgcatacgaaggacattgatcaccaagggtattaagcatatcttcgtaaatctgctcaattcacaacccttttaaatacaggtacttgatgatggctcgatattctgatttttcgattttcacaattccggtggacatcttctttcttttagtttattgcgtaactctggtttacttttcagacctcaaacttcacaccgacatttctaatgagttattgttcgttgctatggtatcgcaatatttttttcatgcatggaactagtctaggctaactagatatcgatacatccCCGAAGACAAGGAACTACTATTACCAAATAGGGGACCAAGGTTTTCCATTTCCCGGGCGTACTAAACATAAAAAACGTCGATTGAATCGACCCAACTTATCGTTCCACTTTTCCACCCCTGTCATGGCTCCCTCGCGGGCGCTCCTCCGCCCGCGTGGACCGGTTTACGCCCTCCGATTCCGAGATCAAAAGGAATATTTCCGATAAGGACGAGACTTGAGATCCTTTGCGATACATTTTCGTTTCGGATTCCCTTTTATTCGTCGAGCTGCGGAAAATTCGCGCTCGCTGAAATAAAATTACGAGAGACGTCTCAAACTGACCGTGTCTTGTCAGCCTACCGAGGCGGCCATCCGATATGCGAGAAGAGCAGTTGTCTTGGGGCCGAGACGATCAGCGACGCTGTTTACCATGTCGGACGCTCCTACATCTGCGGAGATAATGGCACTAGATTTTCGGGTTCATTTCGAAAAGGAACGTGAGAAGTGAACGTTTCCAGAGAATTTTTCTCCCGTCTTGGTATTTCCAGTCCAGCATAACAGATTGTGGATTATTGGAGTCACGAGAAGGGTGAGGTTTGCACTCAACACTCTGCAGTATGTTCTGGGAATCTGTTATGTAGAAAGCTTGTTACTTTTAATGAGATTTAATTGCCTTTTCATTAGGTTCTGGTTGGACATCCTTTTTtcctatacgaggatgtattaatatctagttagcttagaccagttccatgcataaaaaaaatattgcgttaccatatcaacgaacaataactcattagaactgtcagtgtgaagttggaggtcaaaaaagtaaaccagaattgagcaataaattaaaagaaagaagatgtccaccgaaattgtgaaaatcgagccatcatcaagtacctgcatttaaaaggtttaagaggtaagcagatttacgaagatatgcctcTCTTGataatcaatgtccttcgtatgcggcCATGAAAAATTGTacttcaagcttcaaaagaggtaaattttccattgaagatgatgaccgatcgggaaggccagtttttgtgtcagtccccgaaaatatcgatgcagttcatgacatgattttatcagaccgtcgaattgggctaaaacggatatctgaagcactaaatatttcatacgaacgctttcatcaaatagttcacgtcaatttggacatgaaaaaattcctgcaaaatggatccccaaatgtttgaatgttgaccaaaagcgtgcaagggtagaagcatcgcgttcgatctgtgctcgatttgaaaacgatgtagacttcttaaaccgaattgttactatcgaTGAGActggggtacatttctacgatccagaaacaaagcaacaatcgatggaatggcgacactatggttctccaagacctaagtttCGTGTCCGCAAATTTGCTGGAACAGTtgttgcttcagtttttggataagagtagaacaataaccggagatcactattcgacattactgaccactctacgagaaaaaatcagagagaaaaggcgcggaaagctatcgaaaagtgttttgtttttgcaggacaacgcccctgcacacaagtctcatgttgccattcaaaaaattcgcgatttagggtttgaattactagaacactccccttattcaccagatttggctccatctgactaacatctctttcctaaactgaaaaaaagtttaaaaggtcgtaaattttcttccaacgaaaggttataaaagctgtggaggtctggtttgcagagcaagaagagacatttttttgaaaggccgagagacgttgcaggttcgctgtaatgaatgtatccaattaagaggagaaaatgttgagtaataaaatattttaacattgaaattttgtttgtttctataataggctatgaatttttcaatatatcctcgtatgaccatatttttcaaattctttccAATTAACAGTGGTTCACCAAAAAAAGTTTTGGACTAAAACAGGGGATAgagttccagaaaaaatatcaccctgtagatttgctatcgaaattggcatgtcacatggtATAAACTATCAATATATAATATTCATGACAAATTTTTGTTGAGTATCTCATGAGGTGTAGAtactataagagaaaaaattggaaaaaaatctaaCTTCAACACCCCACATCTGTAATCTTCTTACGAACTACTTTCAAATGTCATTCATGTACACTTCCTTCGAAAAATCATAAGAAACCACTTACTATAATCGATAATTCCGGTGAAATTCAAACAACCAGGCTGTGGAAACCTTCCCCCATTGGGGTAGAAATCTATGGTGCCACATCTCTCGCCGAACCCGAACCTGAAAGCGTCCGTGTGTATCACGAAAACTACGGAGGCATCTTCTGCACCAAGTCTCTCCAACGGCCTGGAACTGTAGTATCCTGGACCTGCCGGATCCAGAGCTGTTATCCTGCCGATTTTCTTCCTGCTTGTAGGAAACAAATTTTTACACGCCATGCCAGCTATGTGGCACCCCATACAGTGGCAAATGATTTCTGTATTGTCAGGTTTCAGTTTTCTCCAACCCAGAAAAGAAGAAAGTACGTCACTGGTGGCATTGGCTACAAAAAGGATAATTCATACCAAAAGCTCGTTGAATTTGGAAGCTCTGATGTTAGTAAAATGGAAGAGGAAGATTATTCAAAGAACCTTCAGGAATTGTACTCCAAAAATATCCTTACCCACAACAGAATTGTACCTCCTAGCAACATCGTATTCTCTTCCTGCGTATGCAGACCAGTCGGCAGATATAAAGACTACATCCTTCTTCAATGCGCGAAAAATTAGATTTCTTATGTCGCTTATGTAAAACTCACGGCTTGACTGTAACCAACCGTGGATGATGAGGAAAACTTTGGTGGATCTGTCAAAAGGATAAAGCTCGTGACAGAAAGATCCAGGTCTGATGGTTATCACTTCTTCACTATTCCGAGCATTGTGCAGCGAGAATCTAACTTTTCCCGCTAGTGAAGCTGTGGAAAAAAACTCAATGGGTGAAAATTCCAGATGAGAAATTTCACTACCTGTCGAATAGACAAAATATGTCAAGAATAATACgaaaaattttgatgaaatgatCATTTTTGCACGTCAGAAAtgacaaattttcattttatgccaTTGGTGAAACTTGTTCGTTTCAAACCAAGTGAAGTAATTGAAAGGATTTGGATCTGGTGGAACAGTTTCACCAATTGAATTCGCAATTATAGTATACCTTAAGAACAGGAGGTGTTGCAAGAAGGACTAGACATTTCTGAGTAGTATTATTATCAATATATGACGAAAAATAATAGAGATCCTCATAATAGAAGAAACATGTCTTCAAATAAAAGTAATATTTCGATCTTGTTATAACTTCTTTCCAGTACGGTTCATGAcgttcaaattttttattcgatGCAAACAAAACACATATACCTACCTGCTTTTCGTAGTTTTTCCCTGAATAAATAAAGCCTTATTTCCAGCATCATACGATGAAGCCATCCATTAAACATATACAAAATATGTAGATTACCAGCAAATAATACATTTATTGCAGAAATTATATTTATCAGGCTCGAATCAACGTGATTAATATTCATACAACGAAATATCTATTTCGATATCAAACTGCACCATATTGTTTATATTGACTCCATCAGTAACCCTTTTCGCTATAATTTGTATCGAGAGTATGTGTTCCGTCTACCAATCATGATGCTTTGGCGTtttgaacagaaatattctTCAGTGTTCCATGAAATGAACATCGGTTATTCTCTATATTGAAGCATCGCAAAAATACAGCAAATACAGTTCCCCTACACTAGCCAaacgaataaaatattttgtgttaAACTAATGTCTAAATTATTAACGAATTATTCTGTTGAGAAAAGATCACTTGAATAGCTACATAATTTGATATTAATTCAATGTTTTATTGCAGGATATCGAACACTGCTACTACCATGGAACCGTTCAGGACTACCCAGGAGGCACTGCTGCCTTCCACACTTGCAACGGAGTCAGTGGAGTCATACATGTCGGAAATGAAACCTTCGTCTTGCATCCCTTCTACGGTGGAGATCTTTCGGTCAGTgaatatcttcttcttcttttgaaGTCTCATGGCTGCTCATATTGCAGTGTTCAAGTGATTAATGAAGCTTCAATACAGAAGTTTATACGTAGTTCCTAGAAGCCAAACGAATACAGACTTCTTGAGAATTCAATCCGTGAAGAACGCCTTGTTATTTCAAGGAATCTTAAATACCTATACACTCATAAATTGGTTTTTAGTATGGATCCAGTTAAACTTCGAATCCATAATGACGAaatatttcgtaaagtttcaatTAGGATAAGAGATGACAATGCTGAATATCCACGAATGCTACTGAGCTTTTCTCTTGATATTGAAGAGCCCCAAGTCGCCTGATACTCCTCTACATCATCATTTCCCCTGATATTTACGAGTGCATCGAAAATGAGGGGCTTAATTAAAGCTGGAAAGTGGAAGAAGTAACGTTTATTTTGTGCATTTAATCATGACTAGCTACGTCTGTTTTTATCGACCTGCAGATCTGAAACAGCATCTGTTTCTCCTTCAGACAGACTGTTATTACCCGGGAGATATGCTCGGAGGAATTTGCAGGATGGGGACATCCATAAAAATTAATGACAATGGCTAGAGCAGCTCGGAGCATACAGCGCAAATTTCATACCGTTTTTTGAATCGGGAATGGAAGAGGTTTTTCATTCCTCGGCTGTTTTCATCTTGTTATGGTCGCGAGTTACAACTCGAGAATTATGAAGTGTTTATCGAAAATACTGAACTGAATATTCACGAATCATCTGGAACATGTAAATCGATTCCATAGGCTTATGGCAGCAAGCCTACAAGCACTTTCTCATTGGATATCAACGATATTCAGCCAAATTTAGGCAAAGAGGCCGTTTTCCCGATTTGATTTTCCATGCCATCCTATGAACTTCGTGTTTCGATGAATAAATCTCACCCTTCCATATTTTAATTGAAACGTTGGTGTTGTCGGACACCTTACCCCCGCCGCAGCTCTGCATTCCTCCCCACACAACATTTCTCTGCTGTATTAAACTGTCAGGCTTGACGTCCAACGAACTTATCGTACGATTTTTCCGCTCGTTTTCCCAGCTACGGatttgttgtgaataaattgtgCTGCAGATAAAGCTCCCTCACGTCCCATGTTTTATATAATGTCCAACTATCTCGCGGAGAGATGCGTtgcaaaaatttaaatgaaatttatatttccCAGGCGTATCGCGATAAAATCGTTCGCGAAGGCATGCCCTCGGATGAAGAGTAGAATTGGGGTGTGATCCTCGAATTGCCAACGATAGACTGGGCTATTCAGGCttaccgtagatggaaatgtgatacatattctgaaagaacaactcttctagtaatgaatctgagaatatcatccatctaggtgcaaccgacgaatttttaactgaacacaggtttttcaggaattttcgaaggtcagctcggctttcgagtcgtttatcacttagtaaaagtaaccgtagatggaaatgtgatacatattctgaaagagcaactcttcttgtaatgaatctgagaatatTATttatctaggtgcaaccgtttggtcttgacaaatgtttaactgaacccagctttttcaggatttttcgaaggtcagctttcgagtcgtttatctctcgataaaagtaaccgtagatcgcaatgtgatacatattctgaaagggcaactcttttagtgataaatctgagaatttcatccatttgggtgcaaccgttcggtcttgacgaaccttaactgaacccatctttttcaggatttttcgaaggtcagctttcgagtcgtttatctcccaataaaaatatccgtagatggaaatgtgatacatattctgaaaaagcaattcttctagtaataaatctgagaattccatCCATCAGATTGCCATATATCGACCCAAGATGATCCAGATTGATCTGAATCACCAAGTGTAATAGCGTTCTCTGAAGATAGAACCTTTGTGTTTCCCCtattggaataaaattaatcaaTTAAACGCTCCTCTCTGCACCTTCTACGGGATCTATTTCAACATGGCGGCAGTCGCCCTAAGCCCTGAAAATTCCAGGTGATCCGCCATATAAATAGTCCCACCCTAATCAATTACGTAAGCGTAATTGACTGCTTAGATTCGGGTATCTCCGAACATCTTCAAATCCCGCTCCGAGGGCTCGAGAGCTTCGGTGGCGAAAAAATAGGACCTCGATAAAGGTTTTATCGCGACAAGGACCGGAATAAAAGACAATCGGGGGGCGATGAAGAGATAGTCGCTCTTGCATAAAACTGGGACATtcgatatatgtatatatatatcggCTCCAGTTCTCGATATTTCCGGAAGAGTGAACCTTCGGGTTTGTCTCGGTAACGGAGGAAATTTGAGGGGGAATACTGCCGTGCTCGCCCTCAATAATCGTCATGATAACCTCAATAATGTGCCTGTTGAGGCGAATAGAAACGACTCTCATGTGGTGCGGTATTTGTCCAAATTAAATTGGTTAATCTTACACTAGAATTGAGTAcatacgagaatgtattgatatctagttagcctagaccactttcatgcataaaaaaaatattgcgttaccatagcaacgaacaatgactcatttgaagtgtcagtgtgaagtttgagatcaaaaaagtaaaccagagttacgcaatgaattaaaagaaagaagatgtccaccgaaattgtgaaaatcgaaaaattggagtaacgagccatcatcaagtacctgtatttaaaagggtttagaggtaagcagatttacgaagatatgcttaacaaCCTTGGTgaccaatgtccttcgtatgcgaacgttaaaaattggactgcaagcttcaaaagaggtaaatgttccattgaagatgatgaccgatcgggaagtccagtttctgtgtcagtccccgaaaatatcgatgcagttcatgacatgattttatcagaccgtcgaattgtgcCTAaatcggatatctgaagcactgaatattgcatacgaacgctttcatcaaATAGTTCACATCAAtatggacatgagaaaattgctgcaaaatggatccccaaatgtttgaatgttaaccaaaagtgtgcaagggtcttaaaccgaattgttactatggacgagacttgggtacatttctacgatccagaaacaaagcagcaatcgatggaatggcgacactctggttctccaagacctaagaagtttggtGTCcagaaatctgctggaaaagttcttgctttagttttttgggattgccaacAATAACTGTAGATTACTATTCTACATTACTGACCATTATAcgcgaaaaaattgaagagaaaagacgcggaaagctatccaaaggtgttttgtttttgcaggtgaaacttggatacatttctacgatccagaagatccacagatgggtAGTCTCACAGATTTAACTAGCTATTCTGAGGGCAATTTTGTATTTCCAGGGGTTAAACTGTatatctcattatgaaaacttaaaatggctatatatttttatgaggGCCGAATAGGaagaaatggtataagaaaaaagtgtttctttcgacctcaaaaattaaaatattcatatcaaagactcaccctatacaCTTATATTCATATTATAAACACTGACGCGAACAATTGTggaaattcgatatttttcctCGCATTCATTAGCATCCTATTCATTCCGAACATTCCCTTTCGGCATTCCATCGGCATcaatcaaaaaatattcataattgAATATCCATCGCGGAATTGGACAAACGTGATTTCAATCCCGCCTGAATCCATAAAACACTGGCGTTCGTTATTCATCTAATTAATTAGGCATGTTCGAATTGATAaaattcatcagatttggcACTGGGAGAATTAGGTGGATTGTTGGGACGGGGCTTTAATCGGACGCTATTCTGATTATCATTCGATCGAAAACGTATCCACGTGCCGACCATGCAAATTCCATATTTGTTGTTGAATTGTGTTCGCTTCGACTCAGATGCTGAAAGAATGGACCTTTGGAAAAGATCGTTCAGTCTAGATATAGCAACATTGAAAGGATATAATGAAAATGGAGTGAGATATCTTAGAAATAATCTTTTTACAATCGTGGATATAGAAAAATATTCTACCCTCATATTATGGCTATTATTCACTCGGATGATTTACCATATTCGATGGTAATCGTCATCCGTGGAATAATAACCAGCATAATAACAGTTCCTACGAGATTATTCCACATTTCTCTGGGGCCAACGAGCAAAAAATACCCACAAAACAACGCCAAACACCATGTTAGCAGCTACAACTTTCTGAACAGTGAGAAACCAAATGAATATATATGTTTCCAGCCCGACCACGTCGTCATAAAGTGACAAATTCGAGATTGTACAACTCGCAGACGGTTCGGGCCAAGTCTTCGGACGTCAAAGCGGTTTAATCCGGGCTTGTTATCGACAGAGAATGAGGGGGTGTGCGGAGACGGCCCAAGGGGTTGAGGGATGCGCGCCACTGTTCGGTTAATTGGCTGTCAACCGTCACAGACGCTGCGACATATGTAGCTACGTGTTCATTAAAACTTATTCCAATTAATTTTAATTAATCTGGATGGATAGGAGAACGATTCTGAGGATGGACGTCAGATGTGTATGCATATTCTGAGTGCCGGTGAATTGTTTGTGCCGAGGCAGAGGCATAATCGAATAACGAACCTGCAACGGCCATCTCTGCCGGTCGGATCCTGAATAGAAATCCAATTCTTACTCTATTCCATTGCAACGGCTTTGTGTTAATTGCGGACTAATAGCTCTGTCGGCTTATTCTGGATAAATGCTCCGTGGAATTATACAAAGCGGGATTATGCTGAACAAAAACTGTAGATATCCACACTTCCACAATTTTCATTAATGGGTTAAAACAgcgagaaaaatattcattttcctATTCAGTGGAACTTGGTTCATTTGCAGAGATGTTCTATACAGGAAATACGATAAAGGTTCGATTATATTTGTTGACCTCAAAATTGGTTAAAAGTGATAGACTCTCTACAcgtgtatctcccagaaaaatcattgtaGATCTGAAATTGTACATTTACCCCATTCACTTTTAtcttagcagtcggttggccatagaaatttgacacatttcactctgtatagtgcgaaaatgtggggttatgacggttgtcaaaacatttttgggtttcaaatcaacgctatgttgcccgttctacgtacaagtttctgttattacgtattttatcacaatgtcgaatctcttcggaaaatatgtgacgaaaataattgaagtttatacaaactgattgaaggcataccaaatccagttatttgcatggagaatacaagagatcagtataatatcatgatatgcactagcttgaggaaagtaaatgttcgttatcttctttggctaaagttttaatacgctacatcagttgtagatttcaaaaatattaacccgaagatgaaatgcatatgatgcagtgattgggaatgggtatctctcgaaggaattgacagataatcacaagaatgttaaattcttcaacaatcatcatgcatcaatataagtaaaaggaattaaaggaagtttgaactcacctttgaaaaatttcacatgaataaacgattaacaggacaattggcgcgtatttgtggctgttcatctaaatgcactgatataataataataattaggtatttattggtaccttaagacatttacaatgtataggacaagtcaaatgaaaaatagaaaaatcaattttcgggaacttattctacgattcatcgaaaattctgtagtgaacttttcgcaataattcactcatactaaaattctcaaatgccaccacatttttgggtctcccaatagaaggaaattctttgtcatcctattcattcacaatctttctgatggtggaaatattcagctcaaATATAAGtcctttagattcagatgaaacattatataaattctcttacattgaatatgttcgctaccgtctgacgtattgtggattttagaataccagggtataactatttgaatgagctgagctgaattctaaatagcacttcctgaaaccctgcctcttttttcaatcactttcggtattttcgtgataaaattgatattagttgtggcaacgtcgttgtgacattaacgacatttcaaaagtgccaatcttactccgttctagttacagaaacttgagaaaactatttcatggccaaccgactgctaaaataaatatgaatgcagAATACATATTCAaaaggagcaactcttctactgGTGAATCTACAAATTTCATCTTAAATGATGCATActttgaaaaagcaactcttctagtgttaaattttaaaatttcatcgacTTCAGTGCACTATTTGATCTTGACGAACATTAAGTGACcacatatttttttgaaattttcgaagttcaactttcgacacgcttaTCTcatagaaaaatcatcgtagttGTGGTAGTAAATCTCGAAATTTGATCTACCTCAGTGAGaggagttcagtgctttgatagCAGCTTGACTATCTGAATGGATCACTGCgtcacatccttgatagtttcAAGGATGTGACAGTATACTCCCTATTTTTTTGGTCGATTTTCAAGTTTTCTTTTCCTCAGAAATAAGCATTCTTATCAAGATATTGTACATTTCACCCTCATTCGCGTAGATTCAGGTCAAAATCGACTGCACAGCTTTCATCTTTTCAGCAGAAGCATCCTCACGTGATATTTGAAGCCCGCACCAAAGCCAACAGAGGATGCGCCAACTCCGGCAACATGGAGTGGAGGCACAACACCCACACCGGCTTCCTGCCAACCAGGGTGCGCAGGGACGTGCGAGAGGCCACCAAATACATAGAAACGGCCCTGGTCATCGACAAGGCGATGTTCGAGAGGAGGAACGGCAGCACCAGGATCGACGTGGTCCACGACGCCATCCAAGTGGCCAACATCGCCGACCTGTACTTCAGGACCTTGAACACTAGGGTGTCGGTAGTGTATATCGAGACGTGGCAGGGCGGCAACCAAGCTCAAATAGATCGTAACCAAGATATCGGAAAGGCCTTAACTAATTTTAATGACTATACGTCGCGCAACCTCTTCAAGGTCGACAGGGACACCACGCAGCTACTGACGGGCGAGATGTTTATCGGTGGCGAGGCCGGCATGGCTGTCCCTGCCACCGTTTGTACAAATAAAGCCGTAGGGATAAGTGTAGATATCAATACGTACGAACCACACCTGGTCGCTGGTACGATGGCCCATATGATCGGCCATAACATCGGTATGGCTCACGATGACGGGAGGGAGGAGTGCTCTTGCAGGAACTGGCACGGGTGCATCATGGCCCAGGCCATAGTGGGGCTGGACAACGTGCAGCCTTACGAGTTCTCCGAATGCAGCCAGAAGGATTACATCGACAAGCTGAGGACTGGCAAGGCCCTGTGTCTCCTGAACAAACCCAACGAACTGATGGTAAGTTATCTTGGTGATCTGAAGGGATTCAAGCCTCAGGCAGCCATATTTGAGATGTTAGAAGCTATTCCTCCCTCTTTTTAAATCGAAAACATCctatttcttcataaaaaaagcTAGACGTGTGGGAGATTGTTATTGAACGTTCAGATGATTCAAATTGTTGGAACATCCTTCCCAAACCGCGTTAAATGGGGTGAAGATGTTAGTAAATCATTTTGGGGCGGGCGTTTTCGGCCCAACTTTTTTCTCTCGGCGAATTTCGAACCGATGGAGCGCGGAAACGAATCTCGTAATATCGATGTTTTCGCATTGGCTGAAATCCGACGTCCCTCGCCGAATTGGGGCGCGTGTAGAATCTGATTGAATTCGCGAGATTTCATGATGAATATAACATGACAAGGACCGGGACGCTACCTTGGGAAGACGCGGCAAAATCAATTCTTTCATATCTGATTTCTGGGACATCAAAGGGCTCCAAGTCTGCACCGAGTTGGGGTGGGAGGTTTCATATCGAAAAACATTCAATTCATCTTCAGGGACTCACTACAGTGGAATGCTTGGATTGCTTGTGGATGTAGG
Above is a window of Coccinella septempunctata chromosome 5, icCocSept1.1, whole genome shotgun sequence DNA encoding:
- the LOC123313102 gene encoding lipoprotein lipase-like — translated: MIISSKFFVLFLTYFVYSTASLAGKVRFSLHNARNSEEVITIRPGSFCHELYPFDRSTKVFLIIHGWLQSSREFYISDIRNLIFRALKKDVVFISADWSAYAGREYDVARRYNSVVANATSDVLSSFLGWRKLKPDNTEIICHCMGCHIAGMACKNLFPTSRKKIGRITALDPAGPGYYSSRPLERLGAEDASVVFVIHTDAFRFGFGERCGTIDFYPNGGRFPQPGCLNFTGIIDYNLCSHQRSIELYVESLDDPVFYGIKCPSYRDYKSGLCSSNSKLNFASVLKADHSGTYFYSTNSRKPFLRKK